In a single window of the Arachis hypogaea cultivar Tifrunner chromosome 6, arahy.Tifrunner.gnm2.J5K5, whole genome shotgun sequence genome:
- the LOC112697213 gene encoding uncharacterized protein isoform X4 → MGSLLKEYCEPLLAKIQQTMIRLKIQPIMITSAPLASKVFSAFKQKFHGGVVQEFQRHHSQAQFAEALYGDLTWYKILIITWINADFRELFDTVQTNSLSTRILKVSLEGFHQDPLFWKSVVAEWCATLEEEKIRRSRCRQWWNDATNEGSTQTSFCGLKSLPESIIRMSFRQFLL, encoded by the exons ATGGGAAGCTTATTGAAAGAGTACTGTGAACCTCTTCTTGCCAAGATACAACAAACTATGATAAG GCTTAAAATCCAGCCTATTATGATTACATCTGCTCCGTTAGCGTCAAAAGTCTTTAGTGCCTTCAAACAAAAGTTTCATGGTGGTGTTGTCCAAGAG TTTCAAAGACATCATAGCCAGGCACAATTTGCAGAAGCATTGTATGGTGATCTGACATGGTATAAGATTTTAATCATTACATGGATTAATGCTGATTTTAGAGAGTTATTTGATACAGTACAGACAAACTCTCTTTCAACAAGAATTCTGAAGGTGTCTTTGGAAG GTTTCCATCAAGATCCCCTTTTCTGGAAGAGCGTAGTGGCAGAATGGTGTGCTACActtgaagaggagaagattaggaGATCTCGATGTCGGCAATGGTGGAATGACGCGACAAATGAGGGGAGCACACAAACAAGCTTTTGTGGTTTGAAGTCACTCCCTGAAAGCATCATCAGAATGAGTTTCCGTCAGTTCCTCCTGTAA
- the LOC112697213 gene encoding uncharacterized protein isoform X1, producing MGSLLKEYCEPLLAKIQQTMISRLKIQPIMITSAPLASKVFSAFKQKFHGGVVQEFQRHHSQAQFAEALYGDLTWYKILIITWINADFRELFDTVQTNSLSTRILKVSLEASGFHQDPLFWKSVVAEWCATLEEEKIRRSRCRQWWNDATNEGSTQTSFCGLKSLPESIIRMSFRQFLL from the exons ATGGGAAGCTTATTGAAAGAGTACTGTGAACCTCTTCTTGCCAAGATACAACAAACTATGATAAG CAGGCTTAAAATCCAGCCTATTATGATTACATCTGCTCCGTTAGCGTCAAAAGTCTTTAGTGCCTTCAAACAAAAGTTTCATGGTGGTGTTGTCCAAGAG TTTCAAAGACATCATAGCCAGGCACAATTTGCAGAAGCATTGTATGGTGATCTGACATGGTATAAGATTTTAATCATTACATGGATTAATGCTGATTTTAGAGAGTTATTTGATACAGTACAGACAAACTCTCTTTCAACAAGAATTCTGAAGGTGTCTTTGGAAG CTTCAGGTTTCCATCAAGATCCCCTTTTCTGGAAGAGCGTAGTGGCAGAATGGTGTGCTACActtgaagaggagaagattaggaGATCTCGATGTCGGCAATGGTGGAATGACGCGACAAATGAGGGGAGCACACAAACAAGCTTTTGTGGTTTGAAGTCACTCCCTGAAAGCATCATCAGAATGAGTTTCCGTCAGTTCCTCCTGTAA
- the LOC112697213 gene encoding uncharacterized protein isoform X3: protein MGSLLKEYCEPLLAKIQQTMISRLKIQPIMITSAPLASKVFSAFKQKFHGGVVQEFQRHHSQAQFAEALYGDLTWYKILIITWINADFRELFDTVQTNSLSTRILKVSLEGFHQDPLFWKSVVAEWCATLEEEKIRRSRCRQWWNDATNEGSTQTSFCGLKSLPESIIRMSFRQFLL, encoded by the exons ATGGGAAGCTTATTGAAAGAGTACTGTGAACCTCTTCTTGCCAAGATACAACAAACTATGATAAG CAGGCTTAAAATCCAGCCTATTATGATTACATCTGCTCCGTTAGCGTCAAAAGTCTTTAGTGCCTTCAAACAAAAGTTTCATGGTGGTGTTGTCCAAGAG TTTCAAAGACATCATAGCCAGGCACAATTTGCAGAAGCATTGTATGGTGATCTGACATGGTATAAGATTTTAATCATTACATGGATTAATGCTGATTTTAGAGAGTTATTTGATACAGTACAGACAAACTCTCTTTCAACAAGAATTCTGAAGGTGTCTTTGGAAG GTTTCCATCAAGATCCCCTTTTCTGGAAGAGCGTAGTGGCAGAATGGTGTGCTACActtgaagaggagaagattaggaGATCTCGATGTCGGCAATGGTGGAATGACGCGACAAATGAGGGGAGCACACAAACAAGCTTTTGTGGTTTGAAGTCACTCCCTGAAAGCATCATCAGAATGAGTTTCCGTCAGTTCCTCCTGTAA
- the LOC112697213 gene encoding uncharacterized protein isoform X7 yields the protein MGSLLKEYCEPLLAKIQQTMISRLKIQPIMITSAPLASKVFSAFKQKFHGGVVQEFQRHHSQAQFAEALYGDLTWYKILIITWINADFRELFDTVQTNSLSTRILKVSIKIPFSGRA from the exons ATGGGAAGCTTATTGAAAGAGTACTGTGAACCTCTTCTTGCCAAGATACAACAAACTATGATAAG CAGGCTTAAAATCCAGCCTATTATGATTACATCTGCTCCGTTAGCGTCAAAAGTCTTTAGTGCCTTCAAACAAAAGTTTCATGGTGGTGTTGTCCAAGAG TTTCAAAGACATCATAGCCAGGCACAATTTGCAGAAGCATTGTATGGTGATCTGACATGGTATAAGATTTTAATCATTACATGGATTAATGCTGATTTTAGAGAGTTATTTGATACAGTACAGACAAACTCTCTTTCAACAAGAATTCTGAAG GTTTCCATCAAGATCCCCTTTTCTGGAAGAGCGTAG
- the LOC112697213 gene encoding uncharacterized protein isoform X9, protein MGSLLKEYCEPLLAKIQQTMISRLKIQPIMITSAPLASKVFSAFKQKFHGGVVQEFQRHHSQAQFAEALYGDLTCFRFPSRSPFLEERSGRMVCYT, encoded by the exons ATGGGAAGCTTATTGAAAGAGTACTGTGAACCTCTTCTTGCCAAGATACAACAAACTATGATAAG CAGGCTTAAAATCCAGCCTATTATGATTACATCTGCTCCGTTAGCGTCAAAAGTCTTTAGTGCCTTCAAACAAAAGTTTCATGGTGGTGTTGTCCAAGAG TTTCAAAGACATCATAGCCAGGCACAATTTGCAGAAGCATTGTATGGTGATCTGACATG CTTCAGGTTTCCATCAAGATCCCCTTTTCTGGAAGAGCGTAGTGGCAGAATGGTGTGCTACActtga
- the LOC112697213 gene encoding uncharacterized protein isoform X2: MGSLLKEYCEPLLAKIQQTMIRLKIQPIMITSAPLASKVFSAFKQKFHGGVVQEFQRHHSQAQFAEALYGDLTWYKILIITWINADFRELFDTVQTNSLSTRILKVSLEASGFHQDPLFWKSVVAEWCATLEEEKIRRSRCRQWWNDATNEGSTQTSFCGLKSLPESIIRMSFRQFLL, encoded by the exons ATGGGAAGCTTATTGAAAGAGTACTGTGAACCTCTTCTTGCCAAGATACAACAAACTATGATAAG GCTTAAAATCCAGCCTATTATGATTACATCTGCTCCGTTAGCGTCAAAAGTCTTTAGTGCCTTCAAACAAAAGTTTCATGGTGGTGTTGTCCAAGAG TTTCAAAGACATCATAGCCAGGCACAATTTGCAGAAGCATTGTATGGTGATCTGACATGGTATAAGATTTTAATCATTACATGGATTAATGCTGATTTTAGAGAGTTATTTGATACAGTACAGACAAACTCTCTTTCAACAAGAATTCTGAAGGTGTCTTTGGAAG CTTCAGGTTTCCATCAAGATCCCCTTTTCTGGAAGAGCGTAGTGGCAGAATGGTGTGCTACActtgaagaggagaagattaggaGATCTCGATGTCGGCAATGGTGGAATGACGCGACAAATGAGGGGAGCACACAAACAAGCTTTTGTGGTTTGAAGTCACTCCCTGAAAGCATCATCAGAATGAGTTTCCGTCAGTTCCTCCTGTAA
- the LOC112697213 gene encoding uncharacterized protein isoform X6 yields MGSLLKEYCEPLLAKIQQTMIRLKIQPIMITSAPLASKVFSAFKQKFHGGVVQEFQRHHSQAQFAEALYGDLTWYKILIITWINADFRELFDTVQTNSLSTRILKLQVSIKIPFSGRA; encoded by the exons ATGGGAAGCTTATTGAAAGAGTACTGTGAACCTCTTCTTGCCAAGATACAACAAACTATGATAAG GCTTAAAATCCAGCCTATTATGATTACATCTGCTCCGTTAGCGTCAAAAGTCTTTAGTGCCTTCAAACAAAAGTTTCATGGTGGTGTTGTCCAAGAG TTTCAAAGACATCATAGCCAGGCACAATTTGCAGAAGCATTGTATGGTGATCTGACATGGTATAAGATTTTAATCATTACATGGATTAATGCTGATTTTAGAGAGTTATTTGATACAGTACAGACAAACTCTCTTTCAACAAGAATTCTGAAG CTTCAGGTTTCCATCAAGATCCCCTTTTCTGGAAGAGCGTAG
- the LOC112697213 gene encoding uncharacterized protein isoform X10: MGSLLKEYCEPLLAKIQQTMIRLKIQPIMITSAPLASKVFSAFKQKFHGGVVQEFQRHHSQAQFAEALYGDLTCFRFPSRSPFLEERSGRMVCYT, encoded by the exons ATGGGAAGCTTATTGAAAGAGTACTGTGAACCTCTTCTTGCCAAGATACAACAAACTATGATAAG GCTTAAAATCCAGCCTATTATGATTACATCTGCTCCGTTAGCGTCAAAAGTCTTTAGTGCCTTCAAACAAAAGTTTCATGGTGGTGTTGTCCAAGAG TTTCAAAGACATCATAGCCAGGCACAATTTGCAGAAGCATTGTATGGTGATCTGACATG CTTCAGGTTTCCATCAAGATCCCCTTTTCTGGAAGAGCGTAGTGGCAGAATGGTGTGCTACActtga
- the LOC112697213 gene encoding uncharacterized protein isoform X5: MGSLLKEYCEPLLAKIQQTMISRLKIQPIMITSAPLASKVFSAFKQKFHGGVVQEFQRHHSQAQFAEALYGDLTWYKILIITWINADFRELFDTVQTNSLSTRILKLQVSIKIPFSGRA; encoded by the exons ATGGGAAGCTTATTGAAAGAGTACTGTGAACCTCTTCTTGCCAAGATACAACAAACTATGATAAG CAGGCTTAAAATCCAGCCTATTATGATTACATCTGCTCCGTTAGCGTCAAAAGTCTTTAGTGCCTTCAAACAAAAGTTTCATGGTGGTGTTGTCCAAGAG TTTCAAAGACATCATAGCCAGGCACAATTTGCAGAAGCATTGTATGGTGATCTGACATGGTATAAGATTTTAATCATTACATGGATTAATGCTGATTTTAGAGAGTTATTTGATACAGTACAGACAAACTCTCTTTCAACAAGAATTCTGAAG CTTCAGGTTTCCATCAAGATCCCCTTTTCTGGAAGAGCGTAG
- the LOC112697213 gene encoding uncharacterized protein isoform X8 — MGSLLKEYCEPLLAKIQQTMIRLKIQPIMITSAPLASKVFSAFKQKFHGGVVQEFQRHHSQAQFAEALYGDLTWYKILIITWINADFRELFDTVQTNSLSTRILKVSIKIPFSGRA, encoded by the exons ATGGGAAGCTTATTGAAAGAGTACTGTGAACCTCTTCTTGCCAAGATACAACAAACTATGATAAG GCTTAAAATCCAGCCTATTATGATTACATCTGCTCCGTTAGCGTCAAAAGTCTTTAGTGCCTTCAAACAAAAGTTTCATGGTGGTGTTGTCCAAGAG TTTCAAAGACATCATAGCCAGGCACAATTTGCAGAAGCATTGTATGGTGATCTGACATGGTATAAGATTTTAATCATTACATGGATTAATGCTGATTTTAGAGAGTTATTTGATACAGTACAGACAAACTCTCTTTCAACAAGAATTCTGAAG GTTTCCATCAAGATCCCCTTTTCTGGAAGAGCGTAG
- the LOC112697215 gene encoding pentatricopeptide repeat-containing protein At3g04130, mitochondrial: MHSIYRSVASDSASLCCKVLVSRSFSSQLVSSHCVGAREFWHEEQCLELTKYADILIAKASKGNSDREILRSLFNDPACDGIHLSQNLIQRLLHRFKDDWRSALGIFKWAGLRSGFRHSPESYDMMIDILGKMKQMEKLRDFLEEMHEVGLVTLNTIAKVMRRFVGAGQWEDAVRIFDSLESLGLEKNTESMNLLLDTLCKEEFVEQAREIFLELKQHIAPNAYTFNIFIHGWCKVRRVDEAQWTIQEMKGHGCHPCVISYSTIIQCYCQEQNFDRVYELLDEMQAHGCSPNVITYTTIMSALAKAEKFEEALQVVERMRSVGCKPDTLFYNSFIYTLGRAGKVDDAMFVFKVTMPNDGVVPNTSTYNSMISMFCHYAQENRAFDTLREMQDAGLCKPDLQTYHPMIKLCFKTGKIDSWLKDILNDMVNKHHLGLDISTYTLLIHGLCRADRYKWAYSLFEDMIDQDVMPRLKTCRLLLEEVKQKNMYEASEKIEDLMKKM; the protein is encoded by the coding sequence ATGCACTCAATATATCGTTCTGTTGCCAGCGATTCCGCTAGCCTATGTTGTAAGGTTCTGGTATCTAGAAGTTTCTCTTCACAGTTAGTATCTTCTCACTGTGTAGGAGCTAGAGAGTTTTGGCATGAAGAACAATGTCTAGAGCTTACTAAATATGCTGACATTCTCATTGCAAAAGCTAGCAAAGGGAATAGCGACCGAGAAATTCTCCGGTCTCTTTTCAATGATCCAGCTTGTGATGGTATACATCTATCTCAGAACCTTATTCAAAGGTTACTCCATCGATTTAAAGACGATTGGAGGTCTGCATTGGGGATATTCAAATGGGCAGGTTTGCGATCAGGCTTTAGACACTCGCCGGAATCGTATGATATGATGATAGACATATTAGGGAAAATGAAGCAAATGGAAAAGTTGAGAGATTTCTTGGAAGAAATGCATGAGGTGGGTCTTGTTACTCTGAATACTATAGCTAAGGTGATGAGGAGGTTTGTTGGTGCAGGACAGTGGGAAGATGCAGTAAGGATATTTGATAGCTTAGAATCTCTTGGGTTGGAGAAGAACACCGAATCCATGAACTTATTGCTTGATACGCTATGCAAAGAGGAATTTGTTGAACAAGCTCGTGAAATTTTCTTGGAGCTAAAGCAGCACATTGCTCCAAATGCTTATACGTTTAACATATTTATACATGGCTGGTGCAAAGTCCGTCGTGTGGATGAGGCACAGTGGACAATCCAAGAGATGAAAGGACATGGTTGTCACCCTTGTGTTATAAGTTACTCAACCATCATCCAATGCTATTGCCAAGAACAGAATTTTGACAGGGTCTACGAGCTGCTTGATGAAATGCAAGCACATGGTTGCTCCCCAAATGTGATTACTTATACTACCATCATGTCTGCATTGGCGAAGGCAGAAAAATTTGAGGAAGCTTTGCAAGTAGTTGAGAGAATGAGGTCTGTTGGATGCAAACCTGATACCTTATTCTACAATTCATTCATTTACACATTAGGGAGAGCAGGCAAAGTAGATGATGCTATGTTTGTATTCAAGGTGACGATGCCTAATGATGGTGTTGTCCCAAATACATCCACCTATAATTCAATGATTTCTATGTTCTGTCATTATGCACAAGAGAATAGGGCTTTTGATACATTGCGGGAGATGCAAGATGCGGGCCTCTGTAAGCCTGATCTTCAAACTTACCACCCAATGATCAAATTATGCTTTAAAACGGGAAAAATAGATAGTTGGTTGAAGGATATATTGAATGACATGGTCAACAAACATCATCTTGGTCTTGATATCTCTACCTATACACTTCTGATTCATGGGCTCTGTAGAGCAGATAGATACAAGTGGGCATACTCTTTATTTGAGGACATGATTGATCAAGATGTAATGCCTAGATTGAAAACTTGTCGTTTGCTATTGGAAGAAGTCAAACAGAAAAATATGTATGAAGCCTCCGAGAAAATTGAGGACCTTATGAAGAAAATGTAA
- the LOC112697216 gene encoding uncharacterized protein At3g27210: MGSCSSLQRTQQTEEKTTMKLNLSSFASKANTLIIPPSPVKPKNNETYPLDDSALNSHRSTTTTSFTDYDKNASKEEAFFDSKAWLDSDCEDDFYSVKGEFTPSRGTTPVHHSFATPVMTNSIPGSAAEPYPTERKKKLLELFRESIREHKDGGENNEGDKPIIQDFLLSKSANSTPYFSETNSAGSAVKSKQRCLPSLVPCRSFSERRRKGSPGPAIAANGKA, from the exons ATGGGTTCATGCTCTTCCCTTCAAAGAACCCAACAGACTGAAGAAAAAACCACCATGAAACTCAACCTCTCATCTTTTGCCTCCAAAGCTAACACCCTCATCATTCCACCATCACCCGTCAAGCCCAAAAATAATGAAACTTACCCGCTTGACGATTCTGCCCTTAACTCTCACCGCTCAACCACTACCACTTCATTCACAGATTATGATAAAAacg CTAGCAAAGAGGAAGCATTTTTCGATTCAAAGGCTTGGTTAGACTCAGACTGTGAAGATGATTTCTACAGTGTCAAGGGTG agttcaccccatcGCGTGGCACCACTCCAGTGCACCATTCTTTCGCCACCCCTGTGATGACCAATAGCATTCCTGGTTCTGCTGCCGAGCCATATCCaacagaaaggaaaaagaaactgTTGGAGCTTTTTCGCGAAAGTATCAGAGAACACAAAGATGGTGGCGAAAACAATGAAGGAGACAAACCAATTATACAGGACTTTCTACTATCTAAATCTGCAAACAGCACTCCATATTTCTCAGAGACTAACTCTGCAGGCAGCGCTGTTAAATCTAAGCAGCGGTGCCTGCCGAGCTTGGTGCCGTGCCGCAGCTTCAGCGAGAGGCGAAGGAAGGGGAGTCCGGGTCCGGCAATCGCTGCTAATGGGAAGGCTTGA